A region of Rhizobium grahamii DNA encodes the following proteins:
- a CDS encoding DUF937 domain-containing protein — MLPLFDMMMQAQNGAAMDAVSKQFNLAQEQATKAMAALMPAFSAGLKRNSNNPYDFMGLMQSVGSGNYAKYFEDMSKAFTPQGISDGNNILAQLFGSKEVSRAVAAQAAQMTGIGQEIYKQMLPVIADTLMGGLFKQSMGQMSAPVNPFVNTAMGETIQRWLESTGFAPKAKAAPEPSIFDNPFTQAMQLMFSVPKPERENAPVNPFLDNPFAKAFQEMMGNVGKPAPEKQTEPKDEGTAATESYVNMLSTMFDSGLEVQKSYQKNMEAIFESYMPKPSSPAPKA, encoded by the coding sequence ATGCTGCCACTCTTCGACATGATGATGCAGGCACAGAACGGCGCTGCAATGGACGCGGTTTCCAAGCAATTCAACCTCGCGCAGGAGCAGGCCACCAAGGCGATGGCAGCCCTGATGCCGGCGTTTTCCGCAGGGCTCAAGCGCAACAGCAACAATCCCTATGACTTCATGGGCCTGATGCAGTCGGTCGGTTCCGGAAACTACGCCAAGTATTTCGAGGACATGAGCAAGGCCTTTACACCTCAGGGCATTTCCGACGGCAACAATATCCTGGCGCAACTCTTCGGCTCGAAAGAGGTTTCACGTGCTGTTGCCGCGCAGGCTGCGCAGATGACCGGCATCGGCCAGGAAATTTACAAGCAGATGCTGCCTGTCATTGCCGACACGCTGATGGGAGGCCTGTTCAAGCAGTCGATGGGCCAGATGTCGGCGCCGGTCAATCCGTTCGTCAACACGGCGATGGGCGAGACAATCCAGCGATGGCTGGAGAGCACCGGCTTTGCGCCGAAGGCAAAGGCGGCGCCTGAGCCGAGCATCTTCGACAATCCCTTTACCCAGGCGATGCAGCTGATGTTCAGCGTGCCGAAGCCCGAGCGGGAAAACGCGCCGGTCAATCCATTTCTGGACAATCCGTTCGCCAAGGCATTTCAGGAAATGATGGGCAACGTCGGCAAGCCCGCCCCCGAAAAACAGACCGAACCCAAGGACGAGGGAACGGCAGCCACAGAGAGCTACGTCAACATGCTGAGCACCATGTTCGACAGCGGGCTCGAGGTGCAGAAGAGCTACCAGAAGAACATGGAAGCGATCTTCGAGAGCTATATGCCGAAGCCTTCCTCGCCGGCCCCGAAGGCATAA
- a CDS encoding TetR/AcrR family transcriptional regulator, whose protein sequence is MKVGSLDRIGLRRKPKQERSIQRLDLILSAAETIIAEKGVNAMRMTELAIAANVPIGSVYQYFPEKAAIVKALFDRNALAIQCRIANAFSDVTSVDDALEVLASTIDWHYDDYRNDAAYLGIWMGTETDQDLLKLNIEHSGRIAGIFHDTVRRIAPELANADMEARTYLFSHLIGASIRLAVVTEASLARRILDEWKNVIRTSFFAPMAA, encoded by the coding sequence ATGAAGGTCGGAAGTTTGGATCGCATTGGCCTCCGTCGGAAGCCGAAGCAGGAACGCAGTATTCAGCGGCTGGATCTGATCTTGTCAGCAGCCGAAACAATCATTGCCGAGAAGGGCGTGAACGCGATGCGCATGACGGAGTTGGCAATTGCCGCCAATGTCCCGATCGGTTCCGTCTATCAATATTTCCCCGAAAAAGCCGCGATCGTTAAGGCGCTGTTCGACCGGAACGCATTGGCGATCCAGTGTAGAATTGCAAACGCCTTTTCCGATGTCACGTCTGTCGACGATGCGCTCGAAGTGCTGGCAAGCACCATCGACTGGCACTACGACGACTATCGCAACGATGCCGCCTATCTCGGCATCTGGATGGGAACGGAGACCGACCAGGATCTGCTGAAACTCAACATCGAGCACAGCGGCCGGATCGCCGGGATTTTCCATGATACGGTTCGTCGCATCGCTCCCGAACTCGCGAATGCCGACATGGAAGCGCGCACCTATCTCTTCAGCCATCTGATCGGAGCGTCGATCCGGCTTGCCGTCGTGACGGAAGCATCGCTCGCCCGGCGCATTCTCGACGAGTGGAAGAACGTCATCCGCACGTCCTTCTTCGCTCCGATGGCTGCCTGA
- a CDS encoding 16S rRNA (uracil(1498)-N(3))-methyltransferase, whose amino-acid sequence MRANFRMQRLFVDAPLSLGNGVEVSADQYNYLANVLRMADGAELLVFNGRDGEWKARVAFPTRKRIVLVPEEQTRPQPAPSDLHYLFAPLKVGRLDYLVQKAVEMGAGVLQPVMTQHVQGKITSLDKLKANVIEAAEQCGILGIPDVAAPVRLFDLLDTWPRERRIIYCDEGDAGQNPLPLLAKVSERKLALLVGPEGGFSEEERARLRSLDFVTAIPLGPRILRADTAAVAALAVIQASVGDWN is encoded by the coding sequence ATGCGCGCCAATTTTCGGATGCAGCGGCTCTTCGTTGACGCACCTCTGTCGCTCGGCAACGGCGTGGAAGTCAGCGCCGACCAGTACAACTATCTGGCCAATGTTCTGCGCATGGCCGATGGCGCCGAGCTTCTCGTCTTCAACGGGCGGGACGGCGAGTGGAAAGCCCGCGTTGCGTTTCCGACGCGCAAGCGCATCGTGCTTGTGCCGGAGGAACAGACACGGCCGCAGCCTGCGCCTTCAGACCTGCATTATCTCTTTGCGCCGCTGAAGGTCGGCCGCCTCGATTATCTTGTCCAGAAGGCGGTCGAAATGGGCGCCGGCGTTCTGCAGCCTGTGATGACGCAGCATGTTCAGGGCAAGATCACCAGCCTCGACAAGCTGAAAGCCAACGTCATCGAGGCCGCCGAACAATGCGGGATCCTCGGCATCCCCGACGTTGCCGCCCCTGTCCGGCTCTTCGATCTCCTCGACACGTGGCCGCGTGAGCGGCGCATCATCTATTGCGACGAAGGCGATGCCGGGCAGAATCCGCTGCCGCTTCTCGCCAAGGTGTCCGAGCGCAAGCTGGCATTGCTCGTTGGGCCCGAGGGCGGCTTTTCGGAAGAGGAGCGTGCGCGGCTTCGCAGCCTGGACTTCGTGACCGCAATCCCTCTCGGGCCGCGAATCCTGCGTGCGGATACCGCTGCGGTTGCAGCACTCGCCGTCATTCAGGCGTCAGTCGGCGACTGGAACTGA
- a CDS encoding inorganic phosphate transporter encodes MADRPTVLRKRTLDKDLDKLTHVEDASKYVSRKLIAPGIGMVFLGLAMLFAGVYVLDRPGAGLVIAAAALAAYMAMNIGANDVTNNVGAAVGARAITMGQALIIAAIFEILGATISGGEVVKTISSSIVDAVQIPAGTLGWIMMAALMAAALWINLATWMNAPVSTTHSIVGAVIGAGIGAVGPEPVNWRVMAEITSSWITSPLIGGVIAAGLLYLVKTFIIYREDKISAAKRWVPVLIAMMIGGFTSYMVLQLETAHSFSSLTIVLLGLAAGVLGWLVVAPFVRRQAEGLENRNSSLRVLFRLPLIGSAALLSFAHGANDVSNAVGPLSAIVRVSIGHPLGESVAPPLWVMLIGAFGISVGLLLFGPRLIRLVGEQITKLNPMRAYCVASSTAFTVIVASWLGLPVSTTHIAVGSVFGVGFFREWYTRHSKQRLAYLKRRAEVWVIDEPEDPNTHEVRRRYLVRRSHFMTIIAAWVITVPASGALAAVLYWLMVFLFV; translated from the coding sequence ATGGCGGACCGTCCAACAGTCCTCAGGAAACGAACGCTCGACAAGGATCTCGACAAGCTTACGCATGTCGAGGATGCGTCGAAATACGTCTCGCGCAAGCTGATCGCCCCCGGTATCGGCATGGTGTTCCTTGGCCTCGCCATGCTGTTTGCGGGCGTCTACGTTCTTGATCGTCCTGGCGCCGGGCTGGTCATCGCAGCCGCCGCGCTTGCCGCGTACATGGCCATGAACATTGGCGCGAACGACGTGACCAACAACGTCGGCGCTGCTGTTGGCGCCCGCGCCATCACGATGGGCCAAGCGCTTATCATCGCCGCCATCTTCGAGATCCTGGGTGCGACGATATCAGGTGGCGAGGTCGTGAAGACGATCTCGTCGAGCATTGTCGATGCGGTCCAGATTCCGGCCGGCACGCTCGGCTGGATCATGATGGCGGCGCTGATGGCCGCCGCATTGTGGATCAACCTCGCGACCTGGATGAATGCGCCAGTCTCGACCACGCACTCCATCGTAGGCGCGGTTATCGGCGCCGGCATCGGCGCTGTCGGTCCGGAGCCCGTCAACTGGCGTGTCATGGCGGAAATCACCTCAAGCTGGATCACCTCGCCGTTGATCGGCGGCGTGATCGCAGCAGGCCTGCTCTACCTGGTGAAGACCTTCATCATCTACCGCGAGGACAAGATCTCGGCCGCAAAGCGCTGGGTGCCCGTGCTGATCGCGATGATGATCGGCGGTTTTACGAGCTACATGGTCCTTCAGCTCGAGACCGCCCATAGCTTCTCGTCACTGACCATCGTCCTGTTGGGTTTGGCGGCCGGAGTGCTTGGCTGGCTTGTCGTCGCCCCGTTTGTGCGCAGGCAGGCGGAAGGACTCGAGAACCGCAACAGTTCGCTTCGGGTTCTCTTCCGGCTGCCTCTGATCGGATCGGCGGCCCTGCTTTCCTTCGCCCATGGCGCAAACGACGTTTCCAACGCCGTCGGGCCGCTATCGGCGATCGTGCGCGTCTCTATCGGGCATCCTCTCGGCGAGAGCGTGGCGCCGCCGCTCTGGGTCATGCTCATCGGCGCCTTCGGCATCTCGGTCGGTCTATTGCTGTTCGGCCCACGCCTGATCCGCCTGGTCGGTGAACAGATCACCAAGCTCAATCCGATGCGCGCCTACTGCGTCGCATCGTCGACCGCGTTCACGGTTATCGTCGCGTCGTGGCTCGGCCTCCCCGTCAGTACCACGCATATCGCTGTCGGCTCGGTCTTCGGCGTCGGCTTCTTCCGCGAATGGTACACGCGTCACTCCAAGCAGCGGCTCGCCTATCTCAAACGGCGAGCGGAGGTCTGGGTGATCGACGAGCCCGAGGACCCGAATACCCACGAGGTCCGTCGCCGCTATCTGGTCCGCCGCTCGCATTTCATGACGATCATCGCGGCCTGGGTTATCACCGTGCCGGCATCCGGTGCGCTTGCGGCGGTGCTTTACTGGCTTATGGTCTTCCTCTTCGTCTAA
- a CDS encoding glutamate--cysteine ligase, producing the protein MARDTTDQTPLSSVQELTDYLAAGNKPEEAFRIGTEHEKFAFFRADNTPVPYFGENSISGLLRGLQQKSGWDPIVDDGNIIGLGAPNGMGAISIEPGGQFELSGAPLQSIHETCKESNTHLATLREIAEPMGIRFLGIGGSPKWTLQETPVMPKSRYGIMSRYMPKIGTQGLDMMYRTCTIQVNLDFSSEADMRKKMRVSMKLQSLATALFASSPFTEGKLNGLLSWRGDIWRDTDNQRSGLLDFTFRDDFGFHDYVEWALDVPMYFIVRDGRYHDCTHVTFRQFMNGALKGEVAAWEPTMGDWTNHLSTLFPDVRLKRFLEMRGADGGPWRRICALPAFWVGLLYDDAALEAADMLTKDWTFDEVNALRNAVPAQGLRARFRGHELYDTAREVMAVSKAGLKARGKLNQEGQDETIFLGPLDEVLAKRATLAEDLVALYSGRWNGSVEPVFTEYQY; encoded by the coding sequence ATGGCTCGCGATACCACCGACCAGACGCCGCTCTCTTCGGTTCAGGAGCTGACCGATTATCTTGCTGCCGGCAACAAGCCAGAAGAGGCATTTCGGATCGGCACCGAGCACGAGAAGTTTGCCTTTTTCCGGGCAGACAACACGCCTGTTCCTTATTTCGGCGAAAACAGCATTTCCGGCCTGTTGAGGGGCCTGCAGCAGAAGAGCGGATGGGATCCGATCGTCGACGACGGCAACATCATCGGCCTTGGCGCACCGAACGGCATGGGCGCCATCTCGATCGAGCCCGGCGGTCAGTTCGAACTGTCCGGCGCGCCGCTGCAATCGATTCACGAAACCTGCAAGGAATCGAATACGCATCTGGCGACGCTGCGCGAAATCGCCGAGCCGATGGGCATCCGGTTTCTCGGAATTGGCGGCAGCCCGAAGTGGACGCTGCAGGAAACCCCTGTCATGCCGAAGTCGCGCTACGGCATCATGAGCCGCTACATGCCGAAGATCGGCACGCAGGGTCTCGACATGATGTACCGGACATGCACGATCCAGGTGAACCTCGACTTCTCGTCCGAAGCCGACATGCGCAAGAAGATGCGCGTCTCGATGAAGCTTCAATCGCTCGCGACAGCCTTGTTTGCCTCGTCGCCATTTACCGAAGGCAAGCTCAACGGATTGCTTTCCTGGCGCGGCGACATCTGGCGCGATACGGACAACCAGCGCTCCGGCTTGCTCGACTTCACCTTCCGCGATGACTTCGGCTTCCACGACTACGTCGAGTGGGCGCTCGACGTTCCGATGTACTTCATCGTGCGTGACGGGCGCTATCACGACTGTACGCATGTCACCTTCCGGCAGTTCATGAACGGCGCCCTGAAGGGTGAAGTCGCTGCCTGGGAGCCGACCATGGGCGACTGGACCAACCATCTGTCGACGCTGTTCCCCGATGTCCGGCTGAAGCGGTTCCTGGAAATGCGCGGCGCCGATGGCGGACCATGGCGGCGCATCTGTGCGCTGCCGGCCTTCTGGGTCGGCCTCCTCTATGACGACGCAGCGCTCGAGGCTGCCGACATGCTGACCAAGGACTGGACCTTCGACGAAGTGAACGCGCTACGAAACGCGGTTCCTGCCCAGGGTCTGCGAGCCCGGTTCCGCGGCCACGAACTCTATGACACCGCCCGCGAAGTCATGGCTGTCTCTAAGGCTGGGCTGAAGGCACGCGGCAAGCTTAATCAGGAAGGCCAGGACGAGACGATCTTCCTAGGTCCGCTCGACGAAGTGCTGGCCAAGCGCGCCACGCTCGCTGAGGATCTCGTTGCCCTCTACAGCGGTCGCTGGAACGGTTCCGTCGAGCCTGTCTTCACGGAATACCAGTACTAG
- a CDS encoding zinc-dependent alcohol dehydrogenase family protein: MSTETMMKAALLDAPNADFRLAEVARPVAGEGQVLVRIAASGVNPLDTKIRAGKAAHARHPLPAVLGIDMTGIVEAVGPGVSGFRRGDEVYGMTGGVGGVQGSLAEFAAVDARLIAPKPHNFSMREAAALPLIAITAWEGLVDRAQVRSGQRVLVIGGGGGVGHIAVQIAKAKGAEVYAVDSAGKAEFLRSLGGTPIDRATESVSDYVATYTGGRGFDIVYDTAGGTGLDDAFQAVGRFGHVVTALGWGTHALAALSFKAASYSGVFTLLPLLTGEGREHHGEIMREVTRLAESGKLVPKLDDRRFGLADIAAAHAQIENKQANGKLVIDIA; the protein is encoded by the coding sequence ATGTCCACGGAAACTATGATGAAGGCCGCGTTGCTTGACGCCCCAAATGCAGACTTCCGCCTTGCCGAGGTTGCCCGGCCGGTCGCCGGCGAGGGCCAGGTGCTGGTGCGGATTGCTGCAAGCGGGGTCAATCCGCTCGACACCAAGATCCGGGCCGGCAAGGCGGCGCACGCCCGTCATCCGCTTCCCGCTGTTCTCGGAATAGACATGACCGGCATCGTCGAAGCCGTCGGCCCAGGTGTTTCGGGCTTTCGCCGCGGTGATGAGGTCTATGGCATGACCGGTGGCGTCGGTGGCGTCCAGGGTTCGCTGGCAGAGTTCGCCGCCGTCGACGCACGACTGATCGCGCCGAAGCCGCACAATTTCTCGATGCGCGAGGCCGCTGCGCTGCCGCTGATCGCCATCACCGCATGGGAAGGTCTCGTCGACCGCGCCCAGGTGAGATCCGGCCAGCGCGTCCTCGTCATCGGCGGCGGAGGCGGTGTCGGGCATATCGCGGTCCAGATTGCCAAGGCGAAGGGCGCCGAGGTCTATGCCGTCGACAGCGCCGGCAAGGCGGAGTTTCTCCGCAGCCTCGGTGGAACGCCCATCGATCGAGCCACGGAAAGCGTGAGCGACTATGTTGCGACCTACACCGGCGGCCGTGGGTTCGATATCGTCTATGACACGGCAGGCGGGACCGGACTCGACGACGCTTTTCAGGCCGTCGGTCGATTTGGCCATGTGGTGACGGCGCTCGGCTGGGGCACGCACGCGCTGGCGGCGCTCTCCTTCAAGGCTGCGAGCTACTCCGGTGTCTTCACGCTGCTGCCGCTGCTGACAGGCGAAGGCCGCGAACATCACGGAGAGATCATGAGAGAAGTGACCAGGCTTGCCGAAAGCGGAAAGCTGGTTCCTAAACTCGATGACCGGCGGTTCGGCCTTGCGGACATCGCCGCAGCTCATGCCCAGATCGAGAACAAGCAGGCGAACGGCAAGCTGGTGATCGATATCGCCTGA
- a CDS encoding NUDIX hydrolase — MTLLTRLASDVQLMFRRPPRQQYAALCYRVSKKSGSLEVLLLTSRDTGRWVIPKGWPMDGKTSYEVAAREAYEEAGVRGTVESETIGCYHYPKVLKNGLKVTCKVQVYVLEVSTLAKNFKEKGERRTEWVSCEEAAKRVQESELSALFLLFKRRMADRLTQSMPEQIPAE, encoded by the coding sequence TTGACTCTTCTTACCCGCCTGGCCTCCGATGTGCAGCTCATGTTCCGGCGCCCCCCGCGCCAGCAATATGCCGCGCTTTGTTACCGGGTAAGCAAAAAGTCCGGTTCGCTGGAGGTCCTGCTGCTGACGAGCCGTGACACCGGCCGCTGGGTGATCCCGAAGGGCTGGCCGATGGACGGTAAGACCTCCTACGAGGTGGCCGCCCGCGAAGCCTACGAGGAAGCCGGCGTCCGCGGCACGGTCGAGAGCGAAACAATCGGCTGCTATCACTATCCAAAGGTTCTCAAGAACGGTCTCAAGGTGACCTGCAAGGTTCAGGTGTACGTGCTCGAGGTTTCGACGCTGGCGAAGAACTTCAAGGAGAAGGGCGAGCGCCGCACCGAATGGGTGTCCTGCGAGGAAGCGGCGAAGCGCGTGCAGGAGTCTGAACTCAGCGCCTTGTTCCTGCTGTTCAAGCGGCGCATGGCCGACAGGCTGACACAGTCCATGCCGGAGCAAATTCCCGCGGAATGA
- a CDS encoding adenosylhomocysteinase, whose translation MERQATRIDWIGGSCRLLNATATEFRETQPFEGLTIGTGIHLEPKTVALLMTLKAGGARLVCTGNLNSTQPATVDFLRAEGLTVFATQTTDAEAHHQSLEAVIAEKPDLLLDNGGDLFAIAAERPYPELLGGTEETTSGRTRLMPLRDKLSMPILVINDSPIKQFAENRHAVGQSLFESYMRFTNRSTNGKRVTVFGYGACGKGTAACFRNAYSQVSVVDIDPVTLLEAHLDGFLTPLWEQAISSADVLVTVTGHPDIVTAKDLPLLKDGVILMNGGHFPTEIDVAAFRNHPDVAGRSVYAVDGIETLHLKDGRAIHILGGGHMANLAGPRPLGNSVESMDLGFTLQARCLERIARRGAGADACVVPVPADIDAAVASAYLDLAR comes from the coding sequence ATGGAAAGACAGGCAACTCGCATCGACTGGATCGGCGGCAGCTGCCGTCTGCTCAACGCTACGGCGACCGAATTTCGTGAAACGCAACCTTTCGAAGGGCTGACGATCGGAACCGGCATCCATCTTGAGCCGAAGACGGTGGCACTTCTGATGACGCTGAAGGCCGGGGGTGCGCGTCTCGTCTGCACCGGCAACCTCAACAGTACGCAGCCGGCAACCGTTGATTTCCTCCGCGCCGAGGGCCTCACCGTTTTCGCCACGCAGACGACGGACGCCGAGGCCCATCACCAAAGCCTGGAGGCAGTGATTGCCGAAAAGCCGGATCTGCTGCTCGACAATGGCGGCGATCTCTTCGCCATCGCCGCGGAGCGTCCCTATCCGGAGCTGCTCGGCGGCACCGAGGAGACGACATCCGGCCGCACCCGGCTGATGCCGCTGCGCGACAAGCTCAGCATGCCGATCCTTGTCATCAACGACAGCCCGATCAAGCAGTTTGCGGAGAACAGGCACGCCGTCGGCCAGAGCCTGTTCGAGAGCTATATGCGCTTCACCAACCGCTCCACCAACGGCAAGCGCGTGACGGTCTTCGGCTACGGCGCCTGCGGCAAGGGCACCGCCGCCTGCTTCCGGAACGCCTACTCGCAGGTCAGCGTTGTCGATATCGACCCCGTGACGTTGCTGGAAGCCCATCTCGACGGGTTTCTGACGCCGCTGTGGGAACAGGCCATCAGCTCTGCCGACGTACTGGTCACAGTGACCGGTCACCCCGATATCGTCACCGCCAAGGATCTGCCGCTGTTGAAAGATGGCGTCATCCTGATGAATGGCGGGCACTTCCCGACCGAGATCGACGTTGCCGCCTTCCGCAACCATCCCGACGTCGCAGGCCGTAGCGTCTACGCGGTGGATGGCATCGAAACCCTGCATCTGAAGGATGGTCGTGCGATCCATATCCTCGGCGGCGGCCACATGGCCAATCTAGCCGGCCCGCGACCACTCGGCAATTCGGTGGAATCGATGGATCTCGGCTTCACGCTTCAGGCCAGGTGCCTCGAACGTATCGCCCGGCGCGGCGCAGGTGCTGATGCCTGCGTCGTGCCGGTGCCTGCCGACATCGACGCTGCCGTCGCCAGCGCCTACCTCGATCTGGCACGGTAG
- a CDS encoding DUF1127 domain-containing protein codes for MRTTDRILELDCTQTTTTSSQRLVNVYAWLASVVRAFRNRMDINRLHDLDDNQLKDIGLSRADLTSAFLASTFFQDPSDDLSRVARNRGRNALLRTNDE; via the coding sequence ATGCGCACGACAGACCGGATACTGGAACTCGACTGCACCCAGACGACGACGACGTCTTCCCAGCGTCTCGTGAACGTCTATGCATGGCTGGCATCCGTTGTGCGCGCTTTCCGCAACCGCATGGATATCAACCGGCTGCATGATCTCGACGACAATCAACTGAAGGACATCGGACTTTCGCGCGCCGATCTGACGTCGGCGTTCCTTGCCTCGACCTTCTTTCAAGATCCGTCCGACGATCTCTCCCGTGTTGCCCGCAACCGCGGCCGCAACGCACTTCTACGAACCAACGACGAGTAG